From the Oncorhynchus kisutch isolate 150728-3 unplaced genomic scaffold, Okis_V2 scaffold1163, whole genome shotgun sequence genome, one window contains:
- the LOC109876849 gene encoding soluble calcium-activated nucleotidase 1 isoform X1, with amino-acid sequence MTVGQHSGRRRRRRKDPSPMPVSPGYTQLEQNDPSMNPLRISVGGLPMLASMTNTSDPRFRLNLKAIVALVLAIALVLLYMHLNPGSYSEVPSSRNWKSGHTGMAMDEVADRYNDTYPLSTPERTPQGTRYRIGVIADLDTDSRSDKKLTWFSYMRRGHLLVSESGTKVAVEWDTERVLLESHLAEKGRGMELSELVVFNGKLYSVDDRTGVVYHIDGSKAVPWVILPDGDGSVSKGFKAEWLAVKDEHLYVGGLGKEWTTTTGEVVNNNPEWVKVVGHRGDVQHQNWVPKYNLLRSAAGIEPPGYLIHESAAWSNSLQRWFFLPRRASKERYDETADERRAANLVLSCSPDFKDVTVNRVGPHNPTHGFSSFKFVPNTDDQIIVALKSEEDAGKIASYIMAFTLDGQILLPETKIGDVKYEGLEFI; translated from the exons ATCCCTCCCCCATGCCTGTTTCTCCAGGCTACACCCAACTGGAGCAGAATGATCCGTCTATGAACCCCCTGCGCATCTCAGTCGGAGGACTTCCCATGTTGGCCTCCATGACCAACACCTCAGACCCCCGATTCCGCCTCAATTTGAAGGCCATCGTAGCCCTGGTCCTGGCCATTGCCCTGGTCCTCCTCTACATGCACCTGAACCCGGGCTCCTACTCCGAGGTCCCCAGCTCCCGTAACTGGAAGTCTGGCCACACGGGGATGGCGATGGACGAGGTGGCCGACCGCTACAATGACACTTACCCGCTCAGCACCCCCGAGCGGACGCCGCAGGGCACGCGCTACCGCATCGGGGTCATTGCCGACCTGGACACGGACTCGCGCAGCGACAAGAAGCTGACGTGGTTCAGCTACATGCGCCGGGGCCACCTGCTGGTGTCGGAGAGTGGCACCAAGGTGGCCGTGGAATGGGACACGGAGAGGGTCCTGCTGGAGAGCCACCTGGCGGAAAAGGGCCGGGGCATGGAGCTGTCAGAGCTGGTGGTGTTCAACGGGAAGCTGTACAGCGTGGATGACCGAACGGGCGTGGTCTACCACATCGACGGCAGCAAGGCTGTGCCCTGGGTCATCCTGCCTGATGGGGACGGCTCCGTCTCCAAAG gGTTCAAAGCGGAGTGGCTAGCAGTAAAGGACGAGCACTTGTACGTGGGTGGCCTGGGGAAAGAGTGGACAACCACCACGGGGGAGGTGGTCAACAACAACCCTGAGTGGGTAAAGGTGGTGGGCCATCGGGGGGACGTGCAGCACCAGAACTGGGTCCCCAAGTACAACCTCCTGAGGTCCGCAGCTGGGATCGAACCTCCAG GTTACCTGATCCACGAGTCGGCCGCGTGGAGCAACAGCCTGCAGCGCTGGTTCTTCCTCCCACGCCGCGCTAGCAAAGAGCGCTACGACGAGACGGCCGACGAGCGTCGTGCTGCCAACCTCGTCCTCAGCTGTTCGCCGGACTTCAAGGACGTCACCGTGAACCGGGTGGGCCCGCATAACCCCACACACGGCTTCTCCTCTTTCAAGTTTGTCCCCAACACGGACGATCAGATCATCGTGGCTCTCAAGTCGGAGGAGGATGCTGGGAAAATCGCCTCGTACATAATGGCATTCACACTGGACGGCCAGATCCTGTTACCTGAAACCAAGATAGGAGACGTGAAGTATGAGGGTCTGGAGTTCATTTAG
- the LOC109876849 gene encoding soluble calcium-activated nucleotidase 1 isoform X2 — protein sequence MPVSPGYTQLEQNDPSMNPLRISVGGLPMLASMTNTSDPRFRLNLKAIVALVLAIALVLLYMHLNPGSYSEVPSSRNWKSGHTGMAMDEVADRYNDTYPLSTPERTPQGTRYRIGVIADLDTDSRSDKKLTWFSYMRRGHLLVSESGTKVAVEWDTERVLLESHLAEKGRGMELSELVVFNGKLYSVDDRTGVVYHIDGSKAVPWVILPDGDGSVSKGFKAEWLAVKDEHLYVGGLGKEWTTTTGEVVNNNPEWVKVVGHRGDVQHQNWVPKYNLLRSAAGIEPPGYLIHESAAWSNSLQRWFFLPRRASKERYDETADERRAANLVLSCSPDFKDVTVNRVGPHNPTHGFSSFKFVPNTDDQIIVALKSEEDAGKIASYIMAFTLDGQILLPETKIGDVKYEGLEFI from the exons ATGCCTGTTTCTCCAGGCTACACCCAACTGGAGCAGAATGATCCGTCTATGAACCCCCTGCGCATCTCAGTCGGAGGACTTCCCATGTTGGCCTCCATGACCAACACCTCAGACCCCCGATTCCGCCTCAATTTGAAGGCCATCGTAGCCCTGGTCCTGGCCATTGCCCTGGTCCTCCTCTACATGCACCTGAACCCGGGCTCCTACTCCGAGGTCCCCAGCTCCCGTAACTGGAAGTCTGGCCACACGGGGATGGCGATGGACGAGGTGGCCGACCGCTACAATGACACTTACCCGCTCAGCACCCCCGAGCGGACGCCGCAGGGCACGCGCTACCGCATCGGGGTCATTGCCGACCTGGACACGGACTCGCGCAGCGACAAGAAGCTGACGTGGTTCAGCTACATGCGCCGGGGCCACCTGCTGGTGTCGGAGAGTGGCACCAAGGTGGCCGTGGAATGGGACACGGAGAGGGTCCTGCTGGAGAGCCACCTGGCGGAAAAGGGCCGGGGCATGGAGCTGTCAGAGCTGGTGGTGTTCAACGGGAAGCTGTACAGCGTGGATGACCGAACGGGCGTGGTCTACCACATCGACGGCAGCAAGGCTGTGCCCTGGGTCATCCTGCCTGATGGGGACGGCTCCGTCTCCAAAG gGTTCAAAGCGGAGTGGCTAGCAGTAAAGGACGAGCACTTGTACGTGGGTGGCCTGGGGAAAGAGTGGACAACCACCACGGGGGAGGTGGTCAACAACAACCCTGAGTGGGTAAAGGTGGTGGGCCATCGGGGGGACGTGCAGCACCAGAACTGGGTCCCCAAGTACAACCTCCTGAGGTCCGCAGCTGGGATCGAACCTCCAG GTTACCTGATCCACGAGTCGGCCGCGTGGAGCAACAGCCTGCAGCGCTGGTTCTTCCTCCCACGCCGCGCTAGCAAAGAGCGCTACGACGAGACGGCCGACGAGCGTCGTGCTGCCAACCTCGTCCTCAGCTGTTCGCCGGACTTCAAGGACGTCACCGTGAACCGGGTGGGCCCGCATAACCCCACACACGGCTTCTCCTCTTTCAAGTTTGTCCCCAACACGGACGATCAGATCATCGTGGCTCTCAAGTCGGAGGAGGATGCTGGGAAAATCGCCTCGTACATAATGGCATTCACACTGGACGGCCAGATCCTGTTACCTGAAACCAAGATAGGAGACGTGAAGTATGAGGGTCTGGAGTTCATTTAG